Below is a genomic region from Pseudanabaena sp. BC1403.
TCTTCGCTGTAATAACCCAAAATTATTCCTTTTTTCTCTTTGTCTGAGCTTATCCTAATTTGCACAAGTTATTTATTTTTCATTCCTAAGTGGTGTCACTGGAGCAGGAGGAGTTTTAATCAACCAACAGAAGGATAAATAATAAATAGCATTTACATCAGCTTGCCTATGACCATTGCAATCACATTGCCAAGAAAAAAGCACCCTAACCACATTGGTTAGAGTGCTTTGACATTATTCAAGGAGAAAACTTAATAACTGTAAGCGGCGTTGGTTGCGACAAAGATTGCGATCGCACAACCCAAAAACTTAAAAGAAAAAATCAAGATTTGAAAAATATCCATTTTGGGAGGGGAGAACAATTAAAGGGTTGAGACTGCATTTGCCAAAACTAAAACGGCGATCGAACCAGCGTAGAACTTGAAGATAAATCCGCCGAAGTGAAATACTGACATTAGTTCTGCTCTTTTTTTACTTATCTCTCGATGAATTAATTTAGTGTCGAACTTTTTTAAGCGTCAGGTGGTGATGGCAGCATTGAGTTAGTTTGAATTTGATCACAGTAGTTTAGTGATTGCGATCACTAAACTACTCAAAACGGTATTGCTTTTTGGAGCTTAGGACAGATCCAGCTATTCCAAATAAATAGCTGGATTGTATAGCTTTAGTTGCTCTAAAAATATGCAACCCAGAATGGAGTTGTATATCTAACTTCTCTGGCTAAGGATATAAACGTATTTACAAAGTTTTGCGCACAAGCTGGAAAGTGTAACTACACTTTTGGGGATTGGTATTAGGATAGTGGGATAACAAAAATCAGTAAATATGCAAATATCTTTAGAAAATCTATTAGAAGAACTATCTGGCATCGAAGCGATCGCAAATCCTGCTCAAGTAGCTAAACTCTCAGAGGATTATTTTCATTTTAGTCCAGTGCTTGTTCCGTTATTGACTGGCAAAGTTGGAGATATTGTAGTCCGTCCTAAAAATGAAAGTGAGGTATTGAGAATTGCTAAAGTCTGTGTAAAATATCAAATCCCTCTTACATTGCGCGGTAGTGGGACTGGGAACTATGGACAATCCACGCCACTCAAAGGCGGCATAATTTTAGAGACATTACGCCTACAAGAAATCAAATGGATTAAAGCGGGATTAGCTCGCGTAGAGACAGGCGTAAAACTAGCTACACTAGACAAAAAAGCTCAAGAAATTGGATGGGAATCACGTATGGTTCCATCTACCTATAGAATTGCTACAGTTGGTGGATTTATCTCTGGCGGAAGTGGTGGGATTGGCTCTGTTTTGTATGGGCAATTGCGCGATCGCGGTAACTTGAGATCTGTACGTGTAGTCACCCTCGAAGATGAGCCGCGCATCATTGAATTGCGAGGTGATGATGTCCAAAAGGTCAATCATGCTTATGGAACTAATGGCATTATTACCGAACTGGAAGTTCCCCTTGCGCCAGCCTATGCATGGATGGAATGTATTGTTAGCTTCACCGATTTCATGACCGCAGCTAGATTTGGGCAAGCCCTCGGCAATAGCGATGGCATCATCAAAAAGATGATTAGCATTCATGCTGCCCCGATTCCAAGCTATTTCGCGGCGTTGCAAAGCTATATTCCGACAGGTGCTCATTGTGCTCTAGTGCTAGTTGCTGAGAGCGATCGCGAGCCGTTTGCAAGCCTTGTTCAAGAATTTCAGGGCGAGATTTGTTATGAAAAAAGCGCTCAAGAAGCTAGCAAAGGTATCAGTCTAGTTGAGTTCACTTGGAATCACACGACCCTACATGCTCGTGCTGTCGATCCTTCCCTAACTTATCTCCAGAGCCTATTTTTGAATGATCCGAAACTAGAACTTGTGCAGCAGATGTATGAGTTTTTTGGCGATGAAGTGATGATGCATTTGGAGTTTATTAAGGTGAATGGAGTCGTAATTCCTGCGGCGATTCAAGTTGTGCGATTTACCGATAGCGATCGCCTAAATGCAATTATTCAATATCACGAATCACAGGGCGTATTTATCGCTAATCCTCACACCTATATTCTCGAAGATGGAGGTATGAAGACAATTGATTACGATCAACTAAACTTCAAGCGCATGGTCGATCCATACGGACTTATGAACCCCGAAAAAATGAAAGCATGGCAGATGTAGGGTGGGCAATGCTCACCTAACCGAAACTCTCTGGCTATAGGAAAACAAAGTAGGGTGGGTAATTACCCACCCTACTTTGTTTTCCTATTTGTTGCGATCACAGGCTAAACTATACATAACTTTACAATGCGATCGCTTTGGCTGTCATGACTGCAAATATTTTACTGAGAGAAAATCTTTACCATAACGATTCCCAAGCTCAAAGTTTACCTGCGGGCGGACTAGATCCTGATCGCTTTGACTGGAAAGAGGTTTGGTATCCCGTCTTTTATATCGAAGACTTAGACAAAGCTAAACCGTCAAAATTCACCTTGTTAGAGAGAGATCTGGTGATTTGGTGGGATCGTCATACAAATGCATGGAAAGCCTTTGATGATCGCTGTCCCCATCGCCTCGTGCCTCTGTCGGAAGGTAGAATTGCTGAAGATGGCTTATTAGAATGTCCCTATCACGGCTGGGCTTTTAAAGGTGATGGAAGCTGCGATCGCATTCCCCAGCAACCCGAAGGAGGAAATGCTCATACTTCTAAGCGAGCTTGTGTAGCAGCATTACCGACTGCTGTGCGTCAAGGACTGTTGTTTATTTACGCGGGCAACCCAGAAAACGCATCTCAAGTCAAAATCCCAATTATCGAACCTCTAGAAACCGAGACGGAAAAATGGACACTTTTTGGGACATTTCGTGACTTGCCCTATGATGCACTTACTCTTTTAGAAAACGTTCTTGATGCGAGTCATCTTCCATTTACGCATCATAAGTCAGTTGGTAATCGTGCCAATGCGGCTCCAATGGTATTAGAGATTCTTGAAAGCAATAAAAATGGATTTAATGGTACATGGGAAGAGGGGCCTAGACGTGGGAAATTAGGGAAACAAGATACTACTTTTATCGCTCCTGCGACAATGTGGCATGATCTCACTTCCAAACAATTTGGTAGAACGATGACAGTGGTTTATGCCACTCCAACTCGCAAGGGGGAATGCCGTTTATTTGCCAGATTCCCTTTCCAATTCAGCTCTGCAATTCCGAGATTCTTCATTAGTATCACTCCGCGTTGGTATTCGCACATTGGCCAGAATGGAATTCTAGAAGACGATCAGATTTTTTTGCACTATCAAGAACGTTATCTAGAGCAAGCTCTTACTATGCCAGAGAGCAATGGGAATTATGCTAAAGCTTTTTATTTAGCAACTTCAGCTGATACCTATGTTTCTGAATTGCGCAAATGGGTTAACAGGTATGAAGCTGATCCTTTTGCTGGAAAACAGCTAGCACTCCCTTTAATTAAAGAGGCGCTCTTAGATCGTTATCATTCTCATACTTCTAAATGTGCGAGTTGCAGTCAAGCGTTGAGAAATGTGCGACGAATTAAAACCGCAAGTAAAATTGTCGCCGCGATCGCATGGACTATAAGCCCATTAATTAGCTTCTTTTTTGCCCCCGCAAATTTGCTAGTAATTTTGTTGAGTTCTATTCCTATGGTAATCGCGATCGCTCTATGGTTAATATGCAACAACCTAGAGCAGAAGTTTATCTACGGTCAAGAAATTCCATTACGTAATTTATAGCGAAAGCTCCTTTAAAGCAAAAAAGAGAGAGGTAGAGCGAAGCTCTAGCTCTCTCTTTTTTGCTTCATGCGATCAGGGGAACATGCTGTGTCCCCTCGATCTTATATACTGGCGATTGCTTATCCGAAGATAGAGGTATCGCAAATCACTATCCTTGTCTTCTATAAATAAATTGGAGAAAACCGATGATAAAGCTCTATGGTGGCGCAAGAAGTCGCGCCTCAATTGTCAAATGGTATCTAGAAGAATTGCAAGCTCCCCATGAGTTTCAATTGCTTGACATGCAAGTTGGACAACATTTACAGCCCGAATTCTTAGCAATTAATCCCTTTGGCAAAGTCCCTGCGATCGCAGATGGTGACTTTCTACTATGGGAGTCAGGAGCAATTTTGCTGTACCTTGCCGATAAATATGCAGAGGTAAAAACTTTAGAAGAAAGAGCGATCGCTTCTCAATGGGTCTTATTTGCAAATGCTACGCTTGGACCTGGATTGTTTGGCGAAGAGAACCGCGAAAAAGAAACGCCAAGATTGCTCGGCGGTATTAACAAGATTGTCGAAAATCAATCTTATATCGCAGGCGACAACTTCTCAGTCTCAGATGTGGCAGTTGCTGCGATTCTTGGTTATGCGATTTTGTTTATCAAAATATCCTACGCTGACTATCCTGCGATCGATGCTTACATGAAACGAATTAGCGATCGCCCTGCATACAAAAAAGCAATTTTAGGGATTGAATAAAAAAAAGGGAGCGAAATGCGCTCCCTTTTTTTTATAGAAATTTAGCTAGCAGATCCGAGTCCAACGTAGGAACCATAAAAGAATAGGCCGACAACAACCAGTACGCCAGTACCAGCAACCGTGGCAACTAGCCAAAGCGGAATACGTCCATTTTGAAGCATGAATTAAACCTCCAAATAAAAATGATTTTTATGAAATGAATTGCAAAACTAGTTGAAGAAATAGCTGGAAAAAAGTAGAACAGTCACGAAGATTAGCAGTAGTCCCAAAAAGAGAGAAGTACGGTTCAACTCTACAGGTTGGCTGTTAGGATTTTTAGGAGCCATAGGTAGGGGGGAGGTAAAAGGAAAAAGGTAAAAGGAAAAAGGTAAAAGTTTTGTTTTAAAAAAGCAAAACTGAAATGGGTTTCAATTAGCGGCTGATGAATTGCATAGCTGCGATCGCGCCGATGAAGAACACGGTAGGAACTCCTAGACCGTGAACTGCTAGCCAGCGGAAAGTGAATACGGGATATTGGATGGGTTGATTAGGATTATTGCTTGCCATAGTTATTAATTAGTAGATGCGTTGATTTTGGTTGTTAATTTGGAGTCGTTAATTTAGAGCTTAAGTTTATATCTACAAAATTAACGAAATGCTTTGAGCCAAGCACTATTTACCCATTTGAATATCTTTGGCGGGATTGTAGCGATCGGTTACAAGAGGTGCGGTCTGACGATCTTGAGCGTAGTACTCGTTGGGTCGTGGTGTGCCAAATACGTCATAAGCTAAGCCTGTGCTTACAAATAGCCAACCTGCCAAAAACAACGCAGGAATGGTAAGGCTATGGATTAGCCAATAACGAACGCTAGTAATAATGTCGGAAAATGGGCGTTCTCCAGTAGTACCTGCCATAACAGTCCTCTAAATGTGTGATGTTTAAAATCTTTATCTTAAATAATAATTTACTATTGTACATACTTGCCATCGCAAACCAGCAATTCTCATTATGAAACTGATTTTGGTGTTTCCAGAACCGAAGGCTCTGGAAACACCAAAATCGGTTTTCTGAAAGCTTGCCAACGGCGAGCTTTCAGAAAACCGATTTTTATAATGAAAATTGCTGATCGCAAACATAAATCCACAGAGATAAGTAAGGATGCTTTGCACTGCCGCATCAATCTAAAAGCAACTAGTTCATGAAAATTCGCAAAATCAATAATAATGAACGCCTTGAAATTCTCAAGGGGGATTTGTATGCCTATTCGCGTTGGACTAATCAAGATTTGCCCCGATCGCATTTGACAGCGATAAATCCTGAGGAGGTCTTAGCTGCAGAAATAGATGGCAAGATTGTGGCAGCGTTGCAATGTTTTAGTTTTCAGCAATCGGTGCGTGGCAGTCTTAAGACGATGGGGGGCATCGGTGGTGTCTGGACATATCCCGAATATCGTAATCAGGGCTGTGTGAAAGCCCTGATGAAAAGTTCATTTTTAGAAATGCGGATGCAAGGGATTTGCGTGAGTATGCTTACGCCATTTAAGGAAAGTTTTTATGGAGCCTTGGGCTATGCGATCGCCAATGCCACTAATGAGATCAATATTCCAATTTCTTCTTTAGTAAGTTATTTAAAATTACCAAATTCAGCTAATTTAACCTGCGATCGCATTCCTGCAACAGAAGTAAAGGATATTTTGTCTAATTTCCTTTACGAAAACCTGCGATCACAGACTCTTCAGCCCCACAGTCATGGACTAGCAATTACTAATTTTACCTACGATCAATGGTGGCATTTGCATCGCCAAAAGCTCTGTGTGGTGATCAAACGCGATCGCCAACCTGTCGCCATCGCAATCTATGCGATCGATAGCAGTGGCAATTTGCCGATGCGAGATCGCCAGATTGAAATTTCATCAATATTTTGGACAGATCTTGAGTCACGCGATCGCCTATTGCACTTCTTCGCCAGTCATCGCGATCAAATTCATAGTCTAAAAATGCCCGTCCCATTAGGAGCAAATGTCCATTCATGGCTCAGTAATGCAGGACGCTTAGATTCATCGATGACTGAGCCTTGGATGGTCAGAGCGATCGATATTGTCGGCGCTTTGCATGGCTTACCGATCGCCTGTGAGCCTTTTACCTTTGTCCTTAAGGATCCTTGTTGTAACTGGAATGATGGTGTATTTGGAATTAGTGGAGATCTCCATGTTGATCGCAGTCAGCTTGCGGTCAAACGCTATGGTAACGGCGATATGGGTAATCTAGCGATCGACTTTCGTACCACGATATCAGGTATGTCAGCTTTGATTTATGGTACTCAATCGATCGAGGAACTTGTTCATAGCCAATTGATTACCGACATCACTCCAGAAACATGCGATCGATTAGAAAAATGCTTTACACCATGTCTGATTTATAATCCTTTTAAGTTCTAACAATGTCAAAGTAGCAAAAGTCATAAGTCTTTGCTACTTTGATGAATAGCAAAAGCATGAAAGAAAAACTCACTCGCAGTCAAGAACGAGTGCTCCATCTCCTCCAACATCACGATCGCGCTGTATCAGCGCAAGATATTCACTCGGAGTTACGCAGTAGTGAAAACAGCGTGGGTCTAGCCACGGTCTATCGATCGCTAGATACTCTCAAGCTGCAAGGCTTAATCAAAGCTCTGACCTTACCCAATGGCGAAACCGTCTATAGCGTCACCCCTGCCGATAGACATCATCTTAATTGCCTCAATTGCGGTAAGTCTTTACCCATCGACTCTTGCCCCATCCATGATTTGGGTAATCAATTAGCTAAAAAACATACTTTTCAAATTTACTATCACACCCTTGAATTTTTTGGACTGTGTAGTGAATGTCAGCAGGAACCTCAAAGTTAGATCGGCGAGCGAAGCTCGCCGATCTAACTTTGGTTTTTAATTTAATTGGTGAAATATGCGTACTGTACTTGTTCCCCTCTTTGAAGGCTTTGAAGAAATAGAAGCGATCACGATTATCGATGTGTTGCGGCGTGCTGGTGTTGATGTGACTACCGCCAGCTTAGCTGCTCAAACCGTGATCGGTGCTCATGCGATCGCCATTATTGCCGATAAGCTTCTTGAACAAGTCGATGCTAGTCAATTTGATGCGATCGTCCTTGCTGGAGGTGCAGGTACTTTTCGGCTCAGAGAAGATTCCAGAATTACCAAAATATTAATAGCCCATGCCGCAGCAAACAAGCTGGTCGCAGCTATCTGTGCAGCTCCTAGTGTTCTCTCTGCCGCAGGATTACTCAAGGATAAACGTGCAACATCCTATCCATCGGTTAAAGATCAAATGCAAGTCGCGGAATATTTGACAATTCCTGTGGTCGTTGATGGCAATGTGGTGACCAGTCGTGGCGCAGGAACAGCGATGGCATTTGCGCTCAAGTTAGCGGAAATTTTGCAAGGTGAAGCGATCGCCAATCAACTTGCTATAGACATGATTGTTTAAAGCAAGAGAGAGACAAAGCACATCTCTCTCTTGCTTTAATTTTTACTTTTATGTAAAAGCAAGCAGTCCAAAGTATAAAAATATGCCCAAGATCGGTATAAACGTTAACAAACCATAAAGCGATGATTTGCCGAGATTAACTGGCATAGCAAATAAGATGATAAAGGCAATGACGATGTTAACGAGGGGAATAAAAAGTAAGATTAGCCACCATCCTGGTTTTCCTGCGGCGCGAACCATTACCCAAGCTTGAGCGATCGGAATCCATGCCAGCCAACTATTGGGAATACTGAGCTTATCGGCAATTTTCATCATACAGAAACTGGTGAAAACATAGATGACAAGACCAAAACCTCCTGCAAAAAGAAGGATTTTGTCTGCAAGAGCTTTTTGTTCATCAGTTAGTGAATCATAAGTTACTCTACTGGGATTAGTTGCGTCGGTGGGGGTGTCTTGAGCAATGAGCCGATCGTTATTTTGGGCAATTATTGAAGATGAAGCGATCGCATTTGACAACGAACTAGAAGCAGAAAAACTAGGCTCAACAACAAAATGCTGTAATCCAATCACAGCAAACAAAGCAATCAAAAACAGAGAAATTCTACGCCACACCATACCCAGATGTGTAAAGCGTAGATATTTGGATACTTTCACTTTTAATACTCCCACAACCAGTTCAAGATAGAACTTCTGGTAATAGAGTAAGCCTATAGGAATATCTATCTAGTGCATTAAAGAACTTCAAGTTTCTTAATTCTAGATCAAATTAACCCTACGGCAATTTGCCAATGTAATCGCGGATTACGGGTGTAAAGATTTTAACGACCTGTTGATAAACTTCTCTTTTAAATCTAACAATCGAATCAAGAGTCTTATCGATCGCCATAAATTGCACCACCCGAAACTCGCGATCGTGGATATCTAACTTACAGTCAGACGCAGGATGATCCCAATAAAAAGCAAACCAACGCTGTCTTTGTCCACAATAGTTAGCCCATTTTCCCGACAGTTTTAAGGTTGACGGGAAATCGTAATACAACCATTCAGGATGTACATAGGCTAAAACGGCATCATTAATGCCTACTTCTTCATATAGTTCACGCAAAGCTGCTGCTTGAGGATCTTCACCCTCATCGATTCCGCCCTGCGGAAATTGCCATGAATCAGGCACACCGACACGTTCACCGACTAGCACTTCACCTTTGCGGTTAAAAACAATAATCCCCACATTTGGGCGATAAGATTTTTCTGGTGTCATAGATTTTCACGTAAACAAAGCAAAAGCATAGCACCGCCGCCAATTATCATCAAAAAGAGAAATCCTCACGCTGAGCGTGAGGATTTCTCTTTAATACCACAACACAAAATGGCTATGCCATTTTGTGCTTTTAAAACCCTTACTGGGTTCGGTTTTTAATTCACAAAAATGTCGTCATACTTTTGTGAATTGGCATAATAGAGATAGGAGTGGCGTATAGCGCCGACCCGCAGATCGTGGATCTAAACTAAAGCTCGTTCCAACTGAGCCACAGGCTCTAATATCTCAGGGCTTAGCCTCCGCTTAGGAGTTTGCAGCCCAACCATTTCCGCATTGCTTGCTCCTGGTGGAACCATCGGATAACAGTTCTCATTGCGCTTCACACGGAAATCAGCAAACACTGGCCCATCATAGGCAAGAATTTCCGCAACAGCAGATTGCAAATCACTTGGCTCAATAACCTTTATGCCCTTAATGCCAAAGGCTTCAGCAAGCTTCACAAAATCAGGCATACCCACTTCCATATTAGAAGAGGAGTATCGCTCATCATAGAAACTTTCTTGCCACTGACGCACCATGCCTTGCCAACCATTATTAATAATGATCACTTTGACCTTGATGCCATACTGCGCCAATGTGCCAAGCTCCTGAATATTCATCTGAATACTAGCATCGCCGCTAATACAGATCACTTGATCATCGGGAAGAGCTACTTTTGCACCCATTGCCGCAGGCATTCCATAGCCCATCGTGCCAAGTCCAGCACTCGAAATCCACTTGCGAGGACCAGTTTTAATTAACTGCGCTGCCCACATTTGGTGCTGACCAACATCAGTAGTGAAATAAGCATTGGGCGCTTGCTTGCCGAATTCATAGATGACTTGTTGCGGAGATAGCACATTGTCATAGGCAGGGACTTCAAGTGGATAGTCTTCTTTCCACTCATCAAGCTGAACAAACCAATCCTTGGTTTGAATATTTTCTTCATAGCTTGTGGCTTCAAGAATTGCCTGCAATACTTCCTTTACATCGCCAACGATGGGCACGTCAGGTTTGCGGTTTTTACCAACTTCAGCAGGATCGATGTCTATGTGAATAACTTTGGCTTCAGGCGCAAATGTATCTAGGCGACCTGTAACGCGATCGTCAAATCTTGCCCCAACAGCAATTAATAGATCGCAACCCTGTACGGCAAAGTTAGCGTAGGCAGTACCATGCATTCCCAACATGCCAACGGAAAGGTAATTATTTTCATCATAAGCACCTTTACCCATCAGGGTAGTGGTCACAGGCAACTGAAAGCGTTTGGCTAATTCAGCAAGCTCAACATGGGCATCGGCAAGTACCGTACCGCCGCCTGCGTAAAGTAATGGTCTTTTGGCTTCACGAATCAACGCGATCGCTGCTGCAATTTGATGTAAATATCCTTTGACCTTGGTCTGATAACCAGGCAAATTAATCTTCACATCAGGATTATATTCAAATGATTGCTGCGCAATGTCCTTAGGAATATCGATTAATACGGGGCCGGGGCGACCAGTCCCTGCAATGTGAAAAGCCTCAGTAACGATCCGCGCAATATCTTCAGCTCTACGAATCACATAGGAATGCTTAACAATTGGAAGAGTAATGCCCCAGATATCCGTTTCTTGAAATGCATCAGTACCGATCGCATAGGAAGGAACTTGCCCTGTGATCACCACCATTGGAATCGAGTCCATTTGCGCTGTAGCAATACCCGTCACCAGATTGGTTGCTCCAGGCCCTGAAGTCGCAACGCATACACCCACATTTCCAGTGGCACGAGCATATCCATCAGCAGCATGGACCGCTCCTTGCTCATGACGCACGAGGTAATGTTTAATTTCCCCTCTTGCCTCAGATTTATAAATTTCATCGTACACTGGCAGGATTGCTCCACCAGGGTAGCCAAAAATATGCTTAACACCCTGTCGTCTCACACTATCGATGAGAGCAAATGCACCCGTTGTTCGCAAAGTAGCCTCCTCTAGACTCATACTGATCTTGTTCGCGATCTAAGCAAAACTTGTTTTTGAAGCATTTCCAGATACTTTTCGCTAACTACTACGAACCAGTAGTTTGTAGCAAGTACCTTAAGTTGATAATTTGTAGCAATTGTATCGATAATAACATAGACAAGCTGCCCCAAAGCTGCTAAGAACAATGTCTTGCATTATCCAAAATTTGGGAGAAAAAGCCTAGACCACCTCAAATTTTGACTATGTTACTTAGCCAGAAACAAACCCAAACCCAAAAGATGAGTTGCGGCGCGAATCGCCGCAACTCATCTTTTGGGTTTGGGTCAGAAATGTGCGAAATATTAATAAACATGTAATGTTTGCCCCACTAAAGAGATCTTTAAGCTACAAAATACAGACAAGTCACATTTGAAAATATAATGACTTCGTGTTCTTCTGTCATATAGCGTCCATATAACTTCTCATGAGTGCAAATTCAGATAAAGATATTCCCGTCAATATCTACCGCCCTGCTAATCCATTTACAGCAAAATGTATTTCTAATGATGTACTGGTCAGACCAGGTGCTGCTGGCGATACCCGTCACGTCAAGTTCGATATTTCTGGAGGAGACCTTCGTTACCTAGAAGGTCAAAGTATTGGTGTCGTTCCCCCAGGTGAAGACAAAAATGGTAAACCGAATAAACTTCGTCTCTACTCGATCGCTTCAACTCGCCTCGGAGATGATCTTGATGGTAAGACCCTATCTCTAAGCGTCAAGCGTCTAGAGTATCAAAACGAAGCAGGTGAAACCATCAAAGGCGTATGCTCTAACTTCTTGACCGATCTCAAGCCTGGAGATGATGTCAAGCTAACTGGGCCAGTTGGCAAAGAAATGCTGTTGCCAGACGATCCCAATGCCACAGTCATCATGATTGCGACAGGTACTGGTATTGCACCTTTCCGTGCATTCCTATGGCGGATGTTCAAAGAAAAGCATGAAGATTACAAATTTAATGGCTTAGCTTGGCTGTTCTTTGGTGTGCCAACTGACACAACAGTTTTGTACAAGCCTGACCTTGAATGGTTAGCCTACAAACACAAACGTAACTTCCGTTACGATGTGGCAATTAGTCGTGAGCAGAAGAATGCTAAGGGTGAAAAAATGTACATCCAAAATCGCATGGCTGAATATGCTGATGAGTTGTGGGAAGTTTTGCAAAAACCAACTACTCATACCTATATGTGTGGCTTGCGTGGCATGGAAGACGGTATTTCGGAATTCATGACTAAGACGGCCGAAAAGAATGGTGCTGTCTGGAAGGATTTTGAGAAGCAAATGAAGCGTGACGGTCGTTGGCACGTTGAAACTTACTAAAACCTAAATAAAAAACAAAGGCTCGCATAGAGCCTTTGTTTTTTATTTTAGGTTTTAACTCCCACTTGGTTTCATAATTAGAGCTGCTACTGCTCACCCGTAAAGATGGAATTTTTCTGGTTACTTGTCGGAATTGGCATTGGTGCGATCGCTACTAGCGCTTGCTGGTTTAGCTGGAATTATGCCAAGCAAAGACAAAATCTTAGATTGCGTAAGCGATCGCGTCATGTATTTAAAGCAAAATCGATCCGTAGTTTTAAATTATGGACGCAGAATGTCCAACAAAATATTCGGCAGAGCTATAACGATCAATTTAATGCTCAATTTCAAATAACCGAGTCTAATGAAGATGAATACGAGCGCTTACTGTGGGCAAAAGTTGTTGACCTATCTCCCATCGGCTATATCCAAGTCAATCAAGATAACCGCTTAGTGGTATGTAATCAACAAGCCGCAACCATTATGGGGATTGCCAACCACCAACAAGGATTAATTCGTAAGCCATTTTTGCTGCAACTAATTCGCTCCTATGAGCTTGATCATCTTGTCGAACAAACGCGATCGCAAAGTTTAGCCTCCAAAGTTGATTGGGTCTTTCATCCCGCCATTCCTGATCCTGTTGAT
It encodes:
- a CDS encoding photosystem II reaction center protein J; translated protein: MLQNGRIPLWLVATVAGTGVLVVVGLFFYGSYVGLGSAS
- a CDS encoding Rieske 2Fe-2S domain-containing protein; amino-acid sequence: MTANILLRENLYHNDSQAQSLPAGGLDPDRFDWKEVWYPVFYIEDLDKAKPSKFTLLERDLVIWWDRHTNAWKAFDDRCPHRLVPLSEGRIAEDGLLECPYHGWAFKGDGSCDRIPQQPEGGNAHTSKRACVAALPTAVRQGLLFIYAGNPENASQVKIPIIEPLETETEKWTLFGTFRDLPYDALTLLENVLDASHLPFTHHKSVGNRANAAPMVLEILESNKNGFNGTWEEGPRRGKLGKQDTTFIAPATMWHDLTSKQFGRTMTVVYATPTRKGECRLFARFPFQFSSAIPRFFISITPRWYSHIGQNGILEDDQIFLHYQERYLEQALTMPESNGNYAKAFYLATSADTYVSELRKWVNRYEADPFAGKQLALPLIKEALLDRYHSHTSKCASCSQALRNVRRIKTASKIVAAIAWTISPLISFFFAPANLLVILLSSIPMVIAIALWLICNNLEQKFIYGQEIPLRNL
- a CDS encoding glutathione S-transferase family protein — translated: MIKLYGGARSRASIVKWYLEELQAPHEFQLLDMQVGQHLQPEFLAINPFGKVPAIADGDFLLWESGAILLYLADKYAEVKTLEERAIASQWVLFANATLGPGLFGEENREKETPRLLGGINKIVENQSYIAGDNFSVSDVAVAAILGYAILFIKISYADYPAIDAYMKRISDRPAYKKAILGIE
- the psbF gene encoding cytochrome b559 subunit beta gives rise to the protein MASNNPNQPIQYPVFTFRWLAVHGLGVPTVFFIGAIAAMQFISR
- a CDS encoding photosystem II reaction center protein L; this translates as MAPKNPNSQPVELNRTSLFLGLLLIFVTVLLFSSYFFN
- a CDS encoding DUF5684 domain-containing protein; translation: MKVSKYLRFTHLGMVWRRISLFLIALFAVIGLQHFVVEPSFSASSSLSNAIASSSIIAQNNDRLIAQDTPTDATNPSRVTYDSLTDEQKALADKILLFAGGFGLVIYVFTSFCMMKIADKLSIPNSWLAWIPIAQAWVMVRAAGKPGWWLILLFIPLVNIVIAFIILFAMPVNLGKSSLYGLLTFIPILGIFLYFGLLAFT
- a CDS encoding Fur family transcriptional regulator; amino-acid sequence: MKEKLTRSQERVLHLLQHHDRAVSAQDIHSELRSSENSVGLATVYRSLDTLKLQGLIKALTLPNGETVYSVTPADRHHLNCLNCGKSLPIDSCPIHDLGNQLAKKHTFQIYYHTLEFFGLCSECQQEPQS
- a CDS encoding DJ-1 family glyoxalase III, with product MRTVLVPLFEGFEEIEAITIIDVLRRAGVDVTTASLAAQTVIGAHAIAIIADKLLEQVDASQFDAIVLAGGAGTFRLREDSRITKILIAHAAANKLVAAICAAPSVLSAAGLLKDKRATSYPSVKDQMQVAEYLTIPVVVDGNVVTSRGAGTAMAFALKLAEILQGEAIANQLAIDMIV
- the eis gene encoding enhanced intracellular survival protein Eis — encoded protein: MKIRKINNNERLEILKGDLYAYSRWTNQDLPRSHLTAINPEEVLAAEIDGKIVAALQCFSFQQSVRGSLKTMGGIGGVWTYPEYRNQGCVKALMKSSFLEMRMQGICVSMLTPFKESFYGALGYAIANATNEINIPISSLVSYLKLPNSANLTCDRIPATEVKDILSNFLYENLRSQTLQPHSHGLAITNFTYDQWWHLHRQKLCVVIKRDRQPVAIAIYAIDSSGNLPMRDRQIEISSIFWTDLESRDRLLHFFASHRDQIHSLKMPVPLGANVHSWLSNAGRLDSSMTEPWMVRAIDIVGALHGLPIACEPFTFVLKDPCCNWNDGVFGISGDLHVDRSQLAVKRYGNGDMGNLAIDFRTTISGMSALIYGTQSIEELVHSQLITDITPETCDRLEKCFTPCLIYNPFKF
- the psbE gene encoding cytochrome b559 subunit alpha, giving the protein MAGTTGERPFSDIITSVRYWLIHSLTIPALFLAGWLFVSTGLAYDVFGTPRPNEYYAQDRQTAPLVTDRYNPAKDIQMGK
- a CDS encoding FAD-binding oxidoreductase yields the protein MQISLENLLEELSGIEAIANPAQVAKLSEDYFHFSPVLVPLLTGKVGDIVVRPKNESEVLRIAKVCVKYQIPLTLRGSGTGNYGQSTPLKGGIILETLRLQEIKWIKAGLARVETGVKLATLDKKAQEIGWESRMVPSTYRIATVGGFISGGSGGIGSVLYGQLRDRGNLRSVRVVTLEDEPRIIELRGDDVQKVNHAYGTNGIITELEVPLAPAYAWMECIVSFTDFMTAARFGQALGNSDGIIKKMISIHAAPIPSYFAALQSYIPTGAHCALVLVAESDREPFASLVQEFQGEICYEKSAQEASKGISLVEFTWNHTTLHARAVDPSLTYLQSLFLNDPKLELVQQMYEFFGDEVMMHLEFIKVNGVVIPAAIQVVRFTDSDRLNAIIQYHESQGVFIANPHTYILEDGGMKTIDYDQLNFKRMVDPYGLMNPEKMKAWQM